A window of Thermosipho japonicus genomic DNA:
TCTTTTTGCATATTCAATATTTTCTTTCTCAGGTATTTTAACCCACGGCTCTGCAGGTGGTCTTACTGGAACATTTACATAAATCCTATCTGGTCTTATCTTTTCAATCTTTTCTTTTAATTTTAAAACCTCCTCATACGAATCATTTATCCCTTTAACAAGCATTACCTCAAGCCATATTTGTCTTTTAAACTCTTTTCTTAACTTTAAAAGACCATCGTACATCATCTCATATGTGATTTTTCCATATGGCCGATTTATTTTTTTAAAAACTTCCTCACTAGCCGCATCAAATGTAGGCATTATAATATCACAGTTTAAGACTTCTTTTCTTACATCTTCCCTATAAAAAAGTGAACCATTTGTTATTAAAACTACCTGTCTAGAAGTCATTTTCTTTATACCATCTATTAATTCATCTAGTGGGGTAAACAAAAGAGGTTCTCCTTCACTGACAATAGTAACTACATCAAAAACATCCTCACCATATACCTTGATATACTCCTTTAATTCACCTAAAATAACATTTACATCAAAAAATGTTTTTCTTTCATTTGTCATATTAAATGTTCTTCCAAGCTGGCAATACACACATGAGTAATTACAAACTTTAAAAGGTATAGGAGAAATTCCAAGTGATCTACCTAGTCTCCTAGATGGTACAATACCATATACAAAGCTCATTTTTTCACCCCTAAATAAAAAATTGGACATACCATTTGGTATGTCCAATTATTTTTTTGTATTTGGAATCTGATTGTACACCTTTCCACCTAGTGATCTATACACACTCATACTTAAATCCTTCAGATCATTTTTTGCAGCCATCTTAGAATACTCATACAACATATTTTCCCTAAACCATTTTTCGCCAAAACTTTCCGGAATCAAAGACGATTTTGGAATAGTATCGTACATCTTTCTAAAGATTTGAAAGAAAAAATTTGCTACAAATTCTTCTGAAACCTTTTTTAATTTGTCAACATTTATTTGATTTACAGTATTTTGTGAGACCTTTGAAACATCCATGCACATTCACCCCACATATCACATAACCTTTACCTCTGCATAAATTGCCCCTGCTTTGTGAAGCTCCTCAATGATACCTATTATATCCTGCGGTGTAGCACCTAATGCCTTTAACGCGGAAATTAGGTTTGAAATTGTAGCTTCCTGCCCATCAATTTCCCCATTTTTTATACTCACAACAAAGTTTCCATAGCTGAGGGTAAAATCAGAGATCTTTATATTGCCACCAAAAATTACCGTGCCCGTTCTTTCATTTATGACAACCTTTGCAGCTTGGTCAGGTATAACCTCAAGTTCCTCTATTATGGACAAAAAGGTAATAATATCATCTGAAAATGCATCGGGTATCTGTACTCTAACAGATGCGGGATCAACTGCTTTTGCAAGTTTTACAGAAAACTTTTCATTTATTGCCGTTGCAACTCTTGCAGAAGTAGTGATATCTGGATTTTGAAGAAGTATAGTTACACTGTTATCTGAAACAATATTTGCTGGAATTTCTTTTTCTATAAGTGCACCGTTTGGAATGTAACCTGTAACCTTGAATCTGCTTTGGAGATTAACTGAAGACTTTACTTCAGAGCCACCGACTGAAACGGGTCCCTGTGCTACTGCATATATATTGCCATCTGCACCATAAAGTGGTGTTTGAAGAAGCACGCCGTTTTCAAGACTCTTTGCACTACCAAGCGATGCAACTATAACATCAAGCCTCATTCCTTCTTTGTAAAAAGGTGGAATATCAGCAACAACCATAACAAGAGCCGTATTATTTGACTTTATATCTTCCTCAGAGATAGGTATCCCAAAATTTTTAAACATATTTGCAAGAAGTGGAGAATTTAGCGTTCCTCCATCTCCAGTTCCATTTAATCCAACAACTATTCCAACACCGAATAGTTGGTTATCACGTGCACCTCTAAACTTTGCAATATCCTTTATCCTAACAACCGCTGAAAGTGAAAATACTGCTACAACTAACAAGGCAATGATTATTTTCTTCTTCATACATTTTCACCTCATCTAAAGAGTTCTGCAAGAGATGATAAAATAAGTCCGAGCCAACTTCCTTCATTTGGATCATCTTCAAATATAATTTTCCCATTTTCCCAGATTTGTGCATCCATCAAATCTGTTGAATTAACGGTATTTTTTGCTGAAATCATATCGGGATTGACCCATCCTGTAATAATAATCTCTCTTAAATCATTACCAACTTTTATATTCTTACGACCCTCAACGTATAAATTACCGTACTCATCTACCTTTTTAACAACCGCAGTTATCTGCAAAATAACACTTGTTTGACTTTTATTAGAACTTTTCACTTTATCTGAATCCTTTATCGGTAAAAATCCTGAAAGATCACTTCCAAGTATTTTTGATCCACTACTTATTGCACCAAGAATTGTATTCTTAAAAGAATCTACCTCAGAACTTGTCGAAAATCTCGGAGACTCATACACCAGTATATTTACAACATCTCCTACCTTTGATGCACGTGGACTTGCAATTATATTAGAAAATTTGCTATTAGGGTTATATATAGAATTAGCAAAAATAAAAAATGCAAAAAACACCAAAAATACTGTTAAAATCTTTTTCATTTCGACACCTCCACGACCTTTAACATAGGTCCTTTCACTATAACTCCGTACACTATCTTTCCACTTTCTATATTTCTTGCCTTAATCACGTCTCCTACGTTTCCACTCTCAAGCGCCCTAAGCATTGTTTTTACGATAACACCAGGCAATTCTACATATCCCACTATAACCTGACCAACCACCACATCTGGAACTCTTTCAAAATACTCTTCAAACAGAGGTTCACCAACTTTAAAATACTTTCTAGAAATCATTGGAAGCTTCGATACATCAAGCGGTGTTCCCCTTAAAGAAAATATATTTACATCTGCAAAGGCTACATCGTCCATATTAACCTGCTCTCCGTAATTAATATTTCTCGCAGCTACGGGAATTTTCCTAATACATTTTCCTATTAGGTTAACGTTAAAATATCCTCTGGTTCTACCATCTTTCTTTAGAGCAAATCTTACCAAAAAACTCCCGCCAACAGATTGAATTACATCGTAATCAAAACTATTGTGATCGACAATCTCGCCATACGTTGAAGTAACTTCTACAGTTGAATTTGCTGGAAGCATTGAGAGTGCAACCTCTGTTGCAATTTTTAGTGCCTCCTCAACAGTTAGAGTAGACATACTACTTTCATTAGTTACAAGATTTGGAAATACAACCCTTACAGTACCAACAGTAGGGGTGGCCTCGATTTGAGTTGCCACCCTTGAAAGTCTTTGAAGTATGTACTTTATATTAATATCGGTTGAAGAATTCTCAGGAAGATATGCTAAAACAATATTTTGAAGGCTTGTCGCATCGATTTGAGTATAAGTTGCCGCCACATCAAATACTGTAACTTCATTTCTTGTAACCGTTGCAACATCCAAAAACTGTATGTACATGGAAAGAGATAGAATAGGTAGCAACAAAATAAACAAAATACCTTTTCTCACTTATACATCTATCTCCTTTACAGAAAGTGCGTGTCTGAATATAAATTCCTTTCTGCTCTCAGTATCGCTACCCATAAGCATTTCAAACAACTCATCTGCGGTTTCCGCATCTTCAATTGAAACTTTTAACAATTTTCTTGTGTTTGGATCCATAGTAGTCTCCCAAAGTTGCTCTGGATTCATTTCACCAAGACCTTTGTAACGCTGTATTTCATATTTTTTATCTCCTAATGTCTTTCTAAAATCTTCCAATTCCTCGTCGCTGTAGAAATAATAATGATTCTTTCCAACAGTTAATTTGTAAAGAGGGGGCTGTGCTATATATATTCTTCCCTCATCGATTAATTCTTTCATGTACCTGTAAAAAAGTGTCAAAAGAAGCGTTCTAATGTGTGCACCATCAACATCAGCATCGGTCATTATTATTATCTTCCCATACCTTAACTTTTTAATATCAAAATCGTCACCAATACCAACACCCAATGCGGTTATAATATCCCTTACCTGCTCATTCTTTAAAAGCTTAAGCCAACTACTCTTTTCCACATTCAAAATCTTTCCGCGAAGTGGTAAAATTGCCTGGAAATTTCTATCTCTTGCCTGTTTTGCTGAACCACCTGCAGAATCACCCTCGACTATAAAAAGTTCAGATTCTTCAAGCTTTTTAGTAATACAATCTGCAAGCTTTCCAGGGAGCGAAGAGCTTCCAAAAGCACTCTTTCTCTTCACCATTTCACGAGCATGTTTTGCGGCTTCTCTTGCTTTCTTTGCTTCCAGTGCTTTTTGTATAATTATCTTAAGCGTATTTTCATTCGTCTCAAAAAATTCAAGAAGCTTTTCTCTCACTACTTTTGCTACAGCTTCTTGGACTTCTTCGTTACCCAACTTTGATTTTGTCTGTCCTTCAAACTCTGGAGTGCTGCTCATTAAAACACTTATAACAGCAACCATTCCTTCTCTTATATCATCTCCACGTAATGAATCTTTCTTTAACTGTCCTGTTTTTTTACCTAATTCATTAACGACTCTTGTAAAGGCAGATTTAAAACCAGTAACATGTGTTCCTCCATCAACAGTCCTTATATTATTTACAAATGAATAAATCTTTTCAAAATCTGAATCTGTATACTGGAAAGAAACTTCAACTTTAACCTTTTCGTATTCTCCGTTAATATATACTGGTTCATGCAAGGATTTGCTTCCCTTGCTCAAATGTGAGACAAATTCTTTAATACCGCCTGTATAATGAAACGTTCTTTCTGTATTGTTTCTTTCGTCTTTAAAATGAATAGTAATATTTGGATTCAAAAATGCAAGCTCTCTAAGTCTCATTAAAATTGTATCCGTATCAAAATCCGTCGTTGAAAAAACTAGTGGATCAGGTTTAAATCTAACTATTGTTCCACGTTTTTCAGTCTCACCTATTATCTTTACCTCACAGGTTGGTGTTCCTCTTTCATACCTTTGATAGTATACCTTTCCATCCCTGTGTACTTCCACTTCAAGCCACTGAGAAAGTGCATTAACAACCGATGCACCAACGCCATGAAGACCACCACTTACCTTGTATGAATCCTTCGAAAATTTTCCACCAGCGTGCAGGGTAGTCATAACAACTTCAAGTGCGCTCTTTCCTGTTTCAGGATGAATATCAACTGGAATACCTCTACCGTTATCTTCTACCTCAACACTTCCATCCTTGAAAATTGTAACCTTTATAGTATCGCAATATCCCTGCAGTGATTCATCTATACTATTATCAACAATTTCATATACAAGATGGTGCAGACCTGCCTTTCCAGTAGAACCTATGTACATTCCAGGTCTTTGTCTTACCGGTTCAAGTCCCTTTAATACCTTTATATTCTGTGCACTATAGTCCATTTATTGCCCTCCTCTTCTTTCTTATTACTACTTTCCTTATAACATATATCCCCAATCTATCATTCAACTTTTCACGAATTTTTTCCCTAAAAAAATTAAGTTCAGTTACAAAAAGTTGATCATCACATTCAATATAAATAATCCCATCTTTAAACATAATCACTTTACAATGCTCATTAAAAGGCTTTCCAATAACATCTTCAAAATACTCTCTTGAAAGTGTTGAAACATAAAGATTTTTTATAAACAAATTCTTCTTTGCAAGCTCCCGTAAAACTTCACCCAATCTTTGCATGAAGATACTCCTCAAACATCATTGAAAGTTTTTCAGAAAGTTCTGTTTTTAAGGAAAACTTTCCAAGATAGTTTACAGGAACTATACCCATGCTCGTATGTGTAAGAAAAATCTCATCTGCATAGAACAGTTCCTTTACCTCGACTATTTTTTCCTCTACTGTATAACCATTTTCTTTTAGCATGTCTATAACAAACGTTCTTGTAATACCTTCTAAAATCCCACTTTCAAGTGAAGGAGTGATTAATTTACCATCTTTAACTAAAAAAACATTGGAAAAACTTCCCTCACATACCTGCCCCTTTTGACCTAACAGTATCACATCGTAGTTATCACCCTTGTTCTGCCTTGCAAGAAAAACATCTGCTCTTGAAAGTGATTTAAAATTAGGTGGTATTGACGATGGATCGGCATGTCTTACATTTGAAATATCTATTTTGACACTTTCTACCCTTTTAGTTAATATATTTTCGCCAACAGAATAAAGCTCCACCTTATCACTCACAATTGCATATACCTTTACCCTGTCAAAGGAAATATTTCTCTCAATTTCTTTTTCAAAATCATCTAAACTTACTTCATCTTCTCTTCCAAGATACGATAAAGAATTAATTAGCCTTTTGTAATGCTCTCTAATCGCAAAAGGTTTTCCATCATATATACGAACAGTTTCATATACAACTATTCCGTTAAGTATCTTATCTATTAGAGACCTTTCGTTCATACTTTTTAGAAATCACTCCCTCGTCGGTTACCGCCTGTATTGTTACATTTTCTATCTTACCGAATTCTCCGTGGGAAGTTTCATGTAACACGTAGTATTCATCGTATCCTGAATATATCTTGTTTTTATAACTTTCAATTAAAACTTTTGCTTTTCTTCCAACAAGTCTTTTTCTATAGTCCTTTGCAACTGATGTGCTTACTTTTTCTAAAACTTCAACTCTTTCTTTTTTTACATTTCCAGGCACTTTTTTAGACATCTTTGAAGCAAGTGTGTTAGGTCTATCAGAATATCTAAAGGCATGAACCTTTGAAAATAAAACTTCTCTAACAACTTTCAAAGTTTCTTCAAAGTCTTTTTCGCTTTCTCCAGGAAATCCAACCATTATATCTGTTGTAATCGAAAAATTAGGATCAATTTTTCTTATACTACCAACAACTCTTAAATAATCATCTTGAGTATAATTTCTTCTCATATTTTTCAATACATCTGTACTTCCACTTTGAAGAGGAATGTGAAGATGATTACAAATCTTTTCTTCTGTTCCTATCAAATTTATTAACTCTTCATCTAAATCTTCAGGATTTATCGAACTCAATCTAATTCTAAAATCACCCTTTATTTTAACAAGACTTCTTAACAGCTCATGCAAAGAAGAATCAATATCTTTACCAAATTTTCCAAGATTCAATCCTGTGATTACAATTTCTTTGTAATCCTTATTTACAAGCCTTAAAACCTCACTTACAACCAACTCAACCGGTTTACTTCTAATTCTGTTTCCCCTTGCAAACCTTATTGCACAATAACTACATGTATTGGTACAACCATCCTGGACTTTAATAAATGCACGTGTTCTCTCTGCAAGGGATGAAAAAACAAATTCATCTTCCAAAGTATTCCTATTCCAGTACGCCTTATCTACAAAAACACCAGATTCTCTTAAATATTTATCAATATATTTTTTTTCATTATTTCCCAGTACAAGATCAACGCCTTCTTTTTCTAATTCTTCAAATCCAAGTTGAGAATAACACCCTGTTACTACTACCTTTGCTCCTGGAAATTTCCTCTTTAGTCTTCTTATCTGTTGCTTTATCTTTCTTGTCGCCTCGTTTGTAACAACACAACTATTTATTACAAAAATATCCGATTCTACTTCCTCGTTTACCACTATATATCCTTCATTTTCAAGCTTTTCGGCCATAAGTTCTGATTCATATTGATTCAATTTACAACCGTATGTAAGAACGCTGACTCTCATTCAAATTAGTCCTCCCTGCTAACCGCTTCCAAAATCTTCATCCTTGTTATTACACCAAGCAATTTATCATCTTCGTCCACCACAGGTAAAATTTTTAAGCTATGTCTTATCATCAAATCAGCAGCATGTAAAAGTGGTGTCGATTCTTTTATAGTAATAGCAGGTTTCGTCATGATCTCAGAAACAGCTCTATTAGAAATTTTCTTCAGATTTCTAACAAACTGATTTAAATCAGGAATAAATGAAGCTGTTTGTAAAAGCGAAAAATAACTTGGAAGTGCTGCACGAATTATATCATTTTCACTTATAAATCCAACCACCTTGTAATCTTCATTTATAACTGGAACTCCAGTAACTTGTTGTCTAGAAAGAATTTTCAGCACCCTCGAAACACTTTCATCTTCTAAAACAGCGGTTATATCTCTTATATAAAAATCTTTAACTTTCATCTTACTCCACCCTCTCAATCTTAAATTTTTCAAAGGCTTCTTCTATGTCTTCAAGTTTAGGTGGAACCTTTGCTCTATACCACGTCTTTGCAAGTGCTGCAGCATAACCATACTTTGCTATATCAACTAAATTATCAGATTTAAAACATTTATACACCATAGCCGCCATGTACGTGTCCCCTGTTCCCAAAAGGTGTGAATGCTCTACATCAACAAGAGGCTTTAAAAACCACACACCATCTTGAGTAACCACTATATCGTAATCTATTTTATACGAGAGGACTACCATTTTTATTCCATACTTTATAAGCTCTTTTCCTGCATCAATGTAATCTTCCTGAGTTACCAATTCTTTTCCAAACAAAACCTTATCTTTTCTAAAATCAGGCCTTAAAATACAAGGTGCAGAAATCTTCAAAGATTCTTGGATTATTTCATCTTTTGTCTCCCAGAAAACCTTTTTTCCATGTTTAAGGGCGATCTTTGTTAAATCACCATATATTTGGTTTGGAACACCTTGAGGAAGACTTCCAGAGATAACAACTGCATCAGCACTAGAAACTATTAGAGAAAATCTTCTTAAAAAATGGTCAATGTCCTCTATTGGAACCCTGGGCCCTGCAGAATTTATCTCCGTAAAAGTGTGAGTTGTTTCATCTATAATAGCAATATTTTCCCTTGTTTCACCATCTATATGGACAAAATTTGTAGTTATCAAATCTGAAACTTTTCTAAGTTCAGTAAGTACTATATTTCCAATATAACCTCCAATAAAACCCGTAACTATCGTTTTAACACCGTAAGATGACAAATCTATAGCGACATTAATTGCCTTTCCACCAGGACTCATTTTGGACATTTCAAAAGAGAGTCTATGCAATTTATCGATCTTAAAATCATTAATATAAAACTCCCTGTCTAATGCAGGATTCATACAAACTGATAAAACAGCCAAAATATCACCTCGCAATCGTATACTCTCTTGGCTCTCCCCTAAATTCAATTTTACCATTTTTCATGGAAATAAACAAATCAGCAAGAGGCAAGAAGCGTTTAAAAAAACGCGTTGCAATTATTAGTGATTTTTCCTCTGAAACTACGCTTTTTCTTAAAATTTTGGAAATTTTATTCAAATGTTCATCATCAAGGTGATCAAGAATACAATCCAATATTATCACCTTGGATTTTTTTAGATAGGCTACAAAAAGGAGGGCAGAAATTTTTTCAAGTACATAAAATGTAGAAAGCTTTGTATTAAACTTATCACTTAATGCCTTTAAAATCCCAAAATCATCCAAAAGGGGTATGTAATCATCAAAAGAAAGCATTTCATTACCTGTAGCAAGCTCCAAAAATTCACCAAAGCTCAAGTAATCAAGAGCCTCAAAGAAATTAGTATCAACATACAAAACAAGGTTTCTAATTTCTTTGATGCTATAGGAAAATAAATCTTGTTGACAAACAAAAGCGCTACCCGTATATTTAATATCATCGTATACTTCCTCGTTCAAACGTGAAAAAGAGCGTAGAAGGGCAGATTTTGAAGAGCCACGTGGACCGTAAAGGACAAGAATTTCTCCTTCTTTTAACGAAAAAGTAATGTTTTCAAAAAGCGGAACATTATTGGAAAAACCTGAAAAATCAACAGCTTCAAGATTTACCTTTTTTGTGTTTTTCATCACTGTTCACCATATCTTTTAATCTTTTTTCAAGCTCTTTTTTTGCTTCAGAATTTCCGGAGGAGGTTAACTTTATTAGCTCAATTTGAGAGAGAATCTTAACGCTTTTTGCCACTTATTTCACCTCCATTTGCTATGTCTCATTTTTTATTGTACACTCTTTTTATTAATTTTACTTTTAATCAAATTTACATTTCATCAAAAAAAGTTACAAAATCCATTAAAAGCTAAAACTTTTAAAATCAAAAACACCATAAAAAACACCTTTTAGTTACATTATATTAAATAAAAATTACATAATTGATATTTAATTGATAAATAAATAATACCGCCCCATTTAGGAGCGGTATTATTGTAACTATAATATTTACTATTTTAAAACTACACTTTTTATTCTAACATCACCTTTTGCTCCGGTCTTAAAATAACCTGTCCCGATCGGTGAACTTTTCAAAATAGAAATAAGATAATTTGAAGCAATTATATTTTCATCTGAAGATATAATACTTTTTACACTGGTATTTTTTGCCCAACTTTCTTCAAGTAAATTATCAAGCCATATATTCAGTTTAGATTTGTTAACTTTATAGGTATAAACAATTATACTTCCATCTAGCTGTTTTTGAAGTTCAACAGTGTTTTTACTCAAATTCGATTTTTTAAACAAATTAATTTTAACTTTACCACCCTCAAGGTTATAGTTATAATTAAACATTTGCGTGTTTAAAGATAAACTTTTTATTTCAGAAATTTTTACCGAAACACCAGTTTGACCATCCTTTAGAATTATTGGATACCCATTTATTTTACCATCCACAAAAATTCTATTTCCATATTCATCATATATTTCAACATAAGTTTTAATACTTGAAACACTTGAATTAGATGTATTTAATAATCCACAACTGCTTAAAATTAATATCAAAACTAGATTTATAAAAATTATTATTTTCTTCTTCATAACAATCCCTCCCTTAATTTCCCGAATACTCAATATCAGTTGAAGGTGGTGTATAACCAAACATGACTAGGAAAACGTTTAAATCCATTTCATCTATTTTTCCATCCCTCTCTGAAAAACCAGGTATAAAACCTCTATTTGGTGGTGAAAAATCTTTACGTGGCCCTATATCATACTTTGGATCATACACTCCATTTTCTACATAATTTATCAATGCTGTCCTAAACATTACATAATCATCGTCGTCAACTACACCATCTAAATTGAAATCACCAGGTAAAGTCAAATATTTGTTAGCTATAAACTTATTCTTCGAATACAACTCTTTCTCAACAGGGTTATTTTTCAATTGTGTATACAATTCTATATTGAAAAGATCAAAGAATTTTGCTTCATTTTGGAAATAAAGCAGTGCTGGTTCATCAAATTTAAGCCAAAGAGATATCGTAGCAACTCTTGTATCTGTCGATATTCCTGTATGAGAGTTTTCAACAAAAACCATTTTTATATAATTTTCATCTAGTTTAGTTAATAGTTCTTCTTCACTAAAGTTTGGATCAACTTCAACTGATGTAACTGTAGAAAGTGTCATTGAAAGTTCAGGGCTTGTAAGTGTTGCATATAATGTGCTTGAAAGTGCTCCCTTTGCTGCATCTATTAAAATAAACGCTCTTGTCTCACTTTCTGCATACATAGGTACTACAAAAGTTACAGTCCCTGGAAGATCGGTATAGTAAATTTCAACGTATGTAGGAGCTCTCTTAGTATCATCCACACCTAAAGTTAACTTATCAATCGATTTATAATCATAAACACTATATCCTTGCAAATTATCATCCCATTGGTAAACTTTCCATTTATATGCAAAAGTTCCAGAAGGTATTGAAACTTTAGATGAATTATATGCATCAATCGTTTTAGATGTTTCATCCTTTCCAAATTCTAAAAGTTCTGTTGCATCACTACTTGGAAAATTATATTTAACAAGTATCGCAAATGTAGAATCAGCAAGAACCTCTGCTATTTTATCATCGTAACCAAAAATGATTGTAGCTTCCTTACTCTCAAGGTATGGTGCTTCATACCCTGGTATTCCTGAAGAAAATTGCCTAAAAGAATATGTAGCATCAACAATAGGTGCTGGAATTACATCATTTGTAATATTTTTAATAAAGCTATCGTTAAATAAAAGAGTTAAAGTTGTATCCGTAGAAAACTTTACAAGGAGTTTGTCAAGTCCTGCTCTACCACTTGGAATTTTATCATTAGCTTGTTGATCACTGTTATTTGTATTAGGATTGGTCACATATTCTTCGGTGGTATATGTTGATATATCTCCACTATCTGCTATGGAAACAACTGTTGCATCATAAACAAGACCATATTTTCCATTAGCATCGTTTAAATTTTCTTTTGAAAGCTCAAGTCCTGAAAATCTATCTTTTGTAACAAGAGTTATACTAGTCCTAAATGTAGGAGCATTAGAATCTACAAACCCTGTTCTATATGAGTTTTGACCCTCCATTGCCCAGAAACCATAA
This region includes:
- a CDS encoding ATP-binding cassette domain-containing protein, which produces MKNTKKVNLEAVDFSGFSNNVPLFENITFSLKEGEILVLYGPRGSSKSALLRSFSRLNEEVYDDIKYTGSAFVCQQDLFSYSIKEIRNLVLYVDTNFFEALDYLSFGEFLELATGNEMLSFDDYIPLLDDFGILKALSDKFNTKLSTFYVLEKISALLFVAYLKKSKVIILDCILDHLDDEHLNKISKILRKSVVSEEKSLIIATRFFKRFLPLADLFISMKNGKIEFRGEPREYTIAR
- a CDS encoding 1-phosphofructokinase family hexose kinase — encoded protein: MAVLSVCMNPALDREFYINDFKIDKLHRLSFEMSKMSPGGKAINVAIDLSSYGVKTIVTGFIGGYIGNIVLTELRKVSDLITTNFVHIDGETRENIAIIDETTHTFTEINSAGPRVPIEDIDHFLRRFSLIVSSADAVVISGSLPQGVPNQIYGDLTKIALKHGKKVFWETKDEIIQESLKISAPCILRPDFRKDKVLFGKELVTQEDYIDAGKELIKYGIKMVVLSYKIDYDIVVTQDGVWFLKPLVDVEHSHLLGTGDTYMAAMVYKCFKSDNLVDIAKYGYAAALAKTWYRAKVPPKLEDIEEAFEKFKIERVE